In Myxococcus stipitatus, the following are encoded in one genomic region:
- a CDS encoding MXAN_5808 family serine peptidase: protein MNHMPRFLRRITAVAVLLGAWALVGSHRAPIPLMMGAAEAGQGQGTWDGSLPTAKGEKAPHDLNSLRVLTKVILYVKENYVDPKRIKPKEMMISSLEYVEKSVPDVLVDGNAETGKLSVNVNGKAREFDIGHVDSLWKMSFALKDVFDFLSKNMRPIEDTRDIEYAAVNGMLSTLDPHSVLLRPELYREMKLSTKGEFGGLGFVIQMREGNLTVVKVLPKTPAHRAGIQKDDRIKKIGEESTVNMDLNEAVSKLRGPVDSRITITVERDGWDKPRVMTLARAMISIESVQHKMLSGNVGYIRLKNFQGNTTRDLESALGELRKQADAKGGFKGLVLDLRGNPGGLLEQAIQVSDTFLSNGTIVATVGLSDKLREEKRARPTEGEDTYPIAVLVNAGSASASEIVAGALKNLNRAVIIGRQTFGKGSVQVLYDFPDDSALKLTIAKYLTPGDVSIQEVGIVPDIQLVPTRVTDERVDVFASRRSMGEADLDQHFGNPDSTTVAKKREDVLDREKPRESLKYLKVDPKQQEKLATAAKEEPKPAPKTAATEKHAEPQKKHGENDPLLDTAGQGEDLDDQLDAESQDEIKEDFEVQFARDYVLRAPATTRQQQLQQGKGFIEQKRREEEARINAAIAALGVDWSPGPTPKSVQLAATLSPSPDAKIAAGDMLEMVVTAENKGTEPLKRVRAWTESDNAFLDRREFLFGALNPGEKKSWKVKVRLPKDLTSRRDDVTLRFFDDHGALPETRVAELNFVELPRPSFAFNWQVIDDCATCNGDGVVQRGESVAVMLDVTNVGTGVALDSFTQIKNGGDANIFIEKGRFKLGELKPGETKTARFQVEVKKGYKGDTFPLKLAIIDEPLEEFVMEKMELPVTDAAVATLDAKKGHVRLTEKAELLGSPVADGRTVARVNAGATVLPVEAANKGFYRVELEKGRFAFVRAQDAREVKAGKASTPKLAWTTTRRPPDIQLEVNPAAGGLVANGDKFTLSGVVTDPNGLLDVYVLVNDQKVFFKGVDPKGGEPNTLKFSTDFALKEGNNNVLVVARESTDFASRRTLVIRRRPAEVAQKVSPPTAPGGAKPQAQ from the coding sequence ATGAATCACATGCCGCGTTTTCTCCGCCGCATCACCGCTGTTGCCGTGCTCCTCGGTGCCTGGGCACTCGTGGGCAGCCACCGCGCACCGATACCGCTGATGATGGGTGCGGCCGAGGCCGGGCAGGGACAGGGGACCTGGGACGGCAGCCTGCCCACCGCCAAGGGCGAGAAGGCTCCTCACGACCTCAACAGCCTTCGCGTGCTGACCAAGGTCATCCTCTACGTGAAGGAGAACTACGTCGACCCCAAGCGCATCAAGCCCAAGGAGATGATGATCTCCTCGCTGGAGTACGTGGAGAAGAGCGTCCCGGACGTCCTGGTCGACGGCAACGCGGAGACGGGCAAGCTGTCCGTCAACGTCAACGGCAAGGCGCGTGAGTTCGACATCGGGCATGTCGACTCGCTGTGGAAGATGTCCTTCGCGCTCAAGGACGTGTTCGACTTCCTGTCGAAGAACATGCGCCCCATCGAGGACACGCGCGACATCGAGTACGCGGCGGTCAACGGCATGCTGTCCACGCTGGACCCGCACTCGGTGCTGCTGCGGCCGGAGCTGTACCGGGAGATGAAGCTGTCCACCAAGGGCGAGTTCGGTGGCCTGGGCTTCGTCATCCAGATGCGCGAGGGCAACCTCACCGTCGTCAAGGTGCTGCCCAAGACGCCCGCGCACCGCGCCGGCATCCAGAAGGATGACCGCATCAAGAAGATTGGCGAGGAGTCCACCGTCAACATGGACCTCAACGAGGCCGTGTCCAAGCTGCGCGGCCCGGTGGACAGCCGCATCACGATTACGGTGGAGCGCGACGGCTGGGACAAGCCGCGCGTGATGACGCTGGCCCGCGCGATGATCTCCATCGAGAGCGTGCAGCACAAGATGCTCTCCGGGAACGTGGGCTACATCCGCCTGAAGAACTTCCAGGGCAACACCACGCGGGATTTGGAGTCGGCGCTTGGCGAATTGCGCAAGCAGGCTGACGCCAAGGGCGGCTTCAAGGGCCTGGTGTTGGATTTGCGCGGCAACCCGGGCGGTCTGCTGGAGCAGGCCATCCAGGTGTCCGACACGTTCCTGTCCAACGGCACCATCGTCGCGACGGTGGGCCTGTCGGACAAGCTCCGCGAGGAGAAGCGCGCGCGTCCCACCGAGGGCGAGGACACCTACCCCATCGCGGTGCTGGTGAACGCGGGCAGCGCCTCCGCGTCGGAAATCGTGGCGGGCGCGCTGAAGAACCTCAACCGCGCGGTCATCATCGGGCGGCAGACGTTCGGCAAGGGCAGCGTGCAGGTGCTGTACGACTTCCCGGATGACAGCGCGCTGAAGCTGACCATCGCCAAGTACCTGACGCCCGGCGACGTCTCCATCCAGGAGGTGGGCATCGTCCCGGACATCCAGCTGGTGCCCACGCGCGTCACCGACGAGCGCGTGGACGTGTTCGCGTCGCGCCGCTCCATGGGTGAGGCGGACCTGGACCAGCACTTCGGCAACCCGGACTCGACCACGGTGGCCAAGAAGCGCGAGGACGTGCTGGACCGCGAGAAGCCGCGCGAGAGCCTCAAGTACCTGAAGGTGGACCCCAAGCAGCAGGAGAAGCTGGCCACCGCCGCCAAGGAGGAGCCCAAGCCCGCGCCGAAGACGGCGGCGACGGAGAAGCACGCCGAGCCGCAGAAGAAGCACGGGGAGAACGACCCGCTGCTCGACACGGCGGGCCAGGGCGAGGACCTGGACGACCAGCTCGACGCGGAGTCGCAGGACGAAATCAAGGAGGACTTCGAGGTGCAGTTCGCGCGCGACTACGTGTTGCGCGCGCCGGCCACCACCCGTCAGCAGCAGCTGCAGCAGGGCAAGGGCTTCATCGAGCAGAAGCGCCGCGAGGAAGAGGCGCGCATCAACGCCGCCATCGCCGCGCTGGGCGTGGACTGGAGCCCGGGCCCGACGCCCAAGAGCGTGCAGCTGGCCGCCACGCTGTCGCCTTCTCCGGACGCGAAGATTGCCGCCGGGGACATGTTGGAGATGGTGGTGACGGCGGAGAACAAGGGCACCGAGCCGCTCAAGCGCGTGCGTGCGTGGACCGAGAGCGACAACGCCTTCCTGGACCGCCGCGAGTTCCTCTTCGGCGCGCTGAACCCGGGTGAGAAGAAGTCGTGGAAGGTGAAGGTGCGGCTGCCCAAGGACCTCACCAGCCGCCGCGACGACGTGACGCTGCGCTTCTTCGACGACCACGGCGCGCTGCCGGAGACGCGGGTGGCGGAGCTGAACTTCGTGGAGCTGCCGCGTCCGTCCTTCGCCTTCAACTGGCAGGTCATCGACGACTGCGCCACGTGCAACGGCGACGGCGTGGTGCAGCGGGGCGAGTCGGTGGCGGTGATGCTCGACGTGACGAACGTGGGCACCGGCGTCGCGCTGGACTCGTTCACGCAAATCAAGAATGGCGGCGACGCGAACATCTTCATCGAGAAGGGCCGCTTCAAGCTGGGCGAGCTCAAGCCGGGCGAGACGAAGACGGCGCGGTTCCAGGTGGAGGTGAAGAAGGGCTACAAGGGCGACACCTTCCCGCTGAAGCTGGCCATCATCGACGAGCCGCTGGAGGAGTTCGTCATGGAGAAGATGGAGCTGCCGGTGACGGACGCCGCGGTGGCCACGCTGGACGCGAAGAAGGGCCACGTGCGCCTGACGGAGAAGGCGGAGCTGCTGGGCTCGCCGGTGGCGGATGGCCGCACGGTGGCCCGGGTGAACGCGGGCGCCACGGTGCTGCCAGTGGAGGCCGCGAACAAGGGCTTCTACCGCGTGGAGCTGGAGAAGGGCCGCTTCGCCTTCGTGCGCGCGCAGGATGCTCGCGAGGTGAAGGCGGGCAAGGCCTCCACGCCCAAGCTGGCGTGGACGACCACCCGGCGTCCGCCGGACATCCAGCTGGAGGTGAACCCGGCCGCGGGCGGCCTGGTCGCCAACGGGGACAAGTTCACCCTGTCCGGCGTGGTGACGGACCCCAACGGCCTGTTGGACGTCTACGTGCTGGTGAATGACCAGAAGGTCTTCTTCAAGGGCGTGGACCCCAAGGGCGGCGAGCCCAACACGTTGAAGTTCTCCACCGACTTCGCGCTGAAGGAGGGCAACAACAACGTGCTGGTGGTGGCGCGCGAGAGCACCGACTTCGCCAGCCGCCGCACGCTGGTCATCCGCCGCCGTCCGGCGGAGGTGGCGCAGAAGGTCTCCCCCCCCACCGCGCCCGGTGGGGCGAAGCCGCAGGCGCAGTAA
- a CDS encoding EI24 domain-containing protein, which yields MSPSSPVPTVSPQARLSDFFQGLGLLGRASGLILRSRRLFALSALCAAVTAVALVGLAWLLWNHAPRLMGSLWTLPESWYGRGIWYTVLVLTSLVLWVVGANIVPPLLLAPLQDPLSEVTESLCGGDEGPRFTLAGFMRGIVTGVAHTLARLFFLVAGLTLLLPLHLIPGVGSVLWTVLGGLWTMTWMAGEFLAAPMTRHLYPFAEVRRMLRERRALCLGLGAGVYVLLWLPILNTFFLPVAIVAGTLLYRGLRQADVLPPPPAASRGGVP from the coding sequence ATGAGCCCCTCTTCTCCCGTCCCCACTGTCTCTCCCCAAGCCCGCCTGTCCGATTTCTTCCAGGGCCTGGGACTGCTTGGCCGGGCCTCCGGCCTCATCCTCCGCTCCCGCCGGCTCTTCGCCCTGTCCGCCCTGTGCGCCGCCGTGACGGCCGTGGCCCTCGTGGGTCTGGCCTGGCTCCTGTGGAACCACGCCCCACGCCTGATGGGCTCACTCTGGACCCTCCCCGAATCCTGGTACGGCCGGGGCATCTGGTACACCGTCCTGGTCCTCACCTCGCTCGTGCTCTGGGTGGTGGGCGCCAACATCGTCCCCCCGCTCCTGCTCGCGCCCCTCCAGGACCCCCTTTCCGAAGTCACCGAGTCGCTCTGCGGAGGCGATGAGGGCCCGCGCTTCACCCTCGCGGGCTTCATGCGGGGCATCGTCACCGGCGTGGCGCACACCCTGGCCCGGCTCTTCTTCCTTGTCGCCGGGCTGACGCTCCTGTTGCCCCTGCACCTGATACCCGGGGTGGGGAGTGTCCTGTGGACGGTGCTCGGCGGCCTGTGGACCATGACCTGGATGGCCGGCGAGTTCCTGGCCGCGCCCATGACCCGCCACCTGTACCCCTTCGCCGAGGTCCGCCGGATGCTCCGCGAGCGCCGGGCCCTCTGCCTGGGCCTGGGAGCGGGCGTCTATGTCCTCTTGTGGCTGCCCATCCTGAACACCTTCTTCCTCCCGGTGGCCATCGTCGCCGGCACCCTGCTCTACCGGGGGCTGCGCCAGGCGGACGTCCTGCCCCCTCCTCCAGCGGCCAGCCGAGGGGGGGTGCCTTGA